The following proteins come from a genomic window of Streptococcus oralis:
- a CDS encoding winged helix-turn-helix transcriptional regulator: MSNVYDKCPYVTTQKVLQGKWAIVVLYHLSTGTKRFSELERLIPDVTRTVLTRQLRQLEQDKLIVRKVFPEVPPHVEYSLSALGTKFQRVLNEIEVFGLDYIAELNKSKNTKRY; this comes from the coding sequence ATGTCAAATGTTTATGATAAATGTCCCTATGTTACGACTCAAAAAGTTTTACAAGGAAAATGGGCGATTGTAGTTTTATATCATCTAAGTACAGGCACGAAAAGATTTAGTGAACTTGAACGGTTAATACCTGATGTTACCCGAACCGTTTTAACAAGACAGCTCCGTCAATTGGAACAAGACAAACTAATCGTCAGAAAAGTTTTTCCGGAAGTTCCTCCTCATGTTGAGTATTCTTTGAGTGCATTAGGTACAAAATTCCAAAGAGTATTAAATGAAATAGAGGTCTTTGGTTTAGATTATATTGCTGAACTCAACAAGTCTAAAAATACAAAGAGATATTAA
- a CDS encoding nuclear transport factor 2 family protein yields MKNEVMKVFHAYTEALSKGDFGAVFEMMSDNIVWHMGGESSLSGVIVGKQVLGERLGEFSKRSNGTFRVITNWAASNDCFVAASVVSLAERGEEKLNDPGIDLFRIENGKIQEVWTFAEKQEEEDKFWE; encoded by the coding sequence ATGAAAAATGAAGTTATGAAAGTGTTTCATGCTTACACAGAAGCATTATCAAAAGGAGATTTTGGAGCGGTTTTTGAAATGATGTCGGATAATATTGTATGGCATATGGGAGGAGAGAGTTCACTTTCCGGTGTGATAGTGGGAAAACAGGTATTAGGGGAGCGTTTGGGAGAATTTTCAAAAAGAAGTAACGGAACATTTAGGGTGATAACAAATTGGGCTGCAAGCAATGACTGTTTTGTGGCTGCCAGTGTTGTTTCTTTAGCAGAAAGAGGAGAAGAAAAACTAAATGATCCGGGGATTGACCTATTCAGGATAGAGAATGGTAAGATACAGGAAGTTTGGACTTTCGCAGAAAAACAAGAGGAAGAAGATAAGTTTTGGGAATAA
- a CDS encoding ABC transporter ATP-binding protein — protein MLEIKNFSKFYGDKKVVDNLSISVQSGDIYGFIGANGAGKTTTIKAVVGIHDFENGSITIDGHSIKEEPIICKKMMAYIPDNPDLYEHMTGFQYINFIADLFEISTEIRRERIRKYSDLFEMTKHLSGMISSYSHGMKQRTAIISALVHSPKLLILDEPFVGLDPKATFLLKKIMHECVSDGGAIFFSTHVLDVAEKLCNKIAIIKNGKLIASGNTEEVKGNKSLETFFMEVQDNEQNLDTN, from the coding sequence ATGTTAGAGATAAAGAATTTTAGTAAATTCTATGGAGACAAAAAAGTTGTTGATAACTTATCCATTTCAGTACAGTCTGGAGATATTTATGGATTCATTGGTGCAAATGGAGCCGGAAAAACTACAACAATAAAAGCAGTAGTTGGGATTCATGATTTTGAGAATGGAAGTATAACGATTGATGGGCATTCCATTAAAGAGGAGCCTATTATTTGTAAAAAAATGATGGCATACATTCCGGATAATCCAGACTTATATGAACATATGACGGGATTTCAGTACATCAATTTTATTGCAGATTTATTTGAAATTTCTACTGAAATACGCAGAGAAAGAATTCGAAAATATAGTGATTTATTTGAAATGACTAAGCATCTTTCGGGGATGATATCTTCGTATTCACATGGTATGAAGCAAAGAACGGCGATTATTTCTGCACTGGTGCATTCTCCAAAGTTACTAATTTTAGATGAACCTTTTGTTGGGCTTGATCCGAAAGCAACTTTTCTACTAAAGAAAATAATGCACGAATGCGTATCAGATGGAGGAGCTATTTTCTTTTCAACACATGTATTGGATGTTGCAGAAAAATTATGTAATAAAATTGCAATTATAAAAAATGGAAAGTTAATTGCGAGCGGAAATACAGAAGAAGTCAAAGGCAATAAATCTTTGGAAACTTTTTTCATGGAGGTGCAGGATAATGAGCAAAATTTGGATACTAATTAG
- a CDS encoding LysM peptidoglycan-binding domain-containing protein: protein MKKRIILASTVALSFAPVLATQAEEVLWTARSVEQIQNDLTKTDNKTSYTVQYGDTLSTIAEALGVDVTVLANLNKITNMDLIFPDTVLTTTVNEAEEVTEVEIQTPQADSSEEVTTATADLTTNQVTVDEETVQVEDLSQPIEEVPTATETEKPTEVASNSEVSETATTTEETPSTEVPVAEETTPAEAPVAETPADTRGTSTAEETTNSDTATSTYQAEQSQTPSRTYSAPAAPDYAGLAVAKSENAGLQPQTAAFKEEIANLFGITSFSGYRPGDSGDHGKGLAIDFMVPVSSALGDQIAEYAVQNMASRGINYIIWKQRFYAPYDSKYGPAYTWNPMPDRGSVTENHYDHVHVSMN from the coding sequence ATGAAGAAAAGAATTATTTTAGCCTCAACAGTAGCCTTGTCATTTGCCCCAGTATTGGCAACCCAAGCAGAAGAAGTCCTTTGGACTGCACGTAGTGTTGAGCAAATCCAAAACGATTTGACTAAAACGGACAACAAAACAAGCTATACAGTACAGTATGGTGATACCTTGAGCACCATTGCAGAAGCCTTGGGTGTAGATGTCACAGTTCTTGCAAATTTGAACAAAATCACCAATATGGACTTGATTTTCCCAGATACTGTCCTCACTACAACTGTCAATGAGGCAGAAGAGGTGACGGAAGTTGAAATCCAAACTCCTCAAGCAGATTCTAGTGAAGAAGTGACGACTGCGACAGCTGATTTGACGACCAACCAAGTAACAGTTGATGAAGAGACAGTTCAAGTAGAAGATCTTTCTCAACCAATTGAGGAAGTTCCAACTGCAACAGAGACTGAAAAACCAACAGAAGTAGCGTCAAATTCAGAAGTTTCTGAGACAGCGACCACTACTGAAGAGACACCATCTACAGAAGTCCCTGTGGCAGAAGAAACAACTCCAGCGGAAGCACCGGTAGCAGAAACGCCTGCTGATACAAGAGGAACAAGTACAGCAGAAGAAACAACAAATTCTGACACTGCAACTTCGACTTATCAAGCAGAGCAGAGCCAAACTCCTTCAAGAACTTATTCAGCTCCAGCGGCTCCTGACTATGCAGGACTTGCTGTAGCTAAGTCTGAGAATGCTGGTCTTCAACCACAAACTGCAGCCTTTAAAGAAGAAATCGCCAACTTGTTTGGCATCACATCCTTTAGTGGTTACCGTCCTGGTGACAGTGGTGACCATGGAAAAGGTTTGGCCATCGACTTTATGGTTCCAGTGAGTTCAGCGCTCGGTGACCAAATTGCGGAATATGCGGTTCAAAACATGGCTAGCCGTGGTATCAACTACATCATCTGGAAGCAACGTTTCTACGCTCCATACGATAGCAAATATGGACCAGCCTACACATGGAATCCAATGCCAGACCGTGGTAGCGTAACCGAAAATCACTATGACCACGTTCACGTATCAATGAACTAA
- a CDS encoding TetR/AcrR family transcriptional regulator, giving the protein MRDVKEPEIRRAEIMDAAMILFMEKGYTNTTTQDIVDKVNISRGLLYYHFKNKEDILYCLVEQYSDRLLKDIYIIAYDEDKTAIEKIRSFIDVTIISSENISAEGTVLQRTVDLKENQYMIDKLSHKLVEKLTIYFEKIINQGITEKVFSVKYPLETAEFLMTAYVFASNNISIRYLKKEPVNNYLNAFKVMLEQNLNTKKLFSN; this is encoded by the coding sequence ATGAGAGATGTAAAAGAACCTGAAATACGACGTGCAGAGATTATGGATGCTGCAATGATACTCTTTATGGAGAAAGGATATACTAATACAACAACTCAGGATATAGTTGATAAAGTAAATATATCAAGAGGGTTGTTATATTATCACTTTAAGAATAAAGAGGATATCTTATATTGTCTTGTAGAACAATATTCAGATAGACTACTGAAAGATATTTATATTATTGCTTATGATGAAGATAAAACTGCGATAGAAAAAATCAGATCATTTATAGATGTCACAATTATATCTTCGGAAAATATTTCAGCAGAGGGTACAGTGCTACAAAGAACAGTTGACCTTAAAGAAAATCAATATATGATAGATAAGTTATCCCATAAGCTTGTTGAAAAACTGACAATATATTTTGAAAAGATTATAAATCAAGGAATAACGGAAAAAGTTTTTTCTGTAAAATACCCATTAGAAACAGCAGAGTTTCTTATGACAGCTTATGTTTTTGCTTCAAATAACATAAGTATAAGATATCTAAAGAAAGAACCTGTTAATAACTACTTAAATGCGTTTAAGGTAATGCTTGAACAAAACTTAAATACAAAAAAGCTCTTTAGTAATTAA
- a CDS encoding GntR family transcriptional regulator: MNVYLYLQIASALRVSILRGDYITEQQMPPIRALAQREGCNPATVQKALKVLEKQGLIVSRGSKGYFVIESDQKIIELRNQDSNTLTKMLLEKLYELGFSDTEIIKMFEEYVATKNK, encoded by the coding sequence ATGAATGTATATCTATATTTGCAAATTGCTTCAGCGTTAAGAGTGTCTATTTTAAGAGGCGATTATATTACGGAACAACAGATGCCACCTATAAGGGCTTTAGCACAGAGGGAGGGATGTAATCCTGCAACAGTTCAAAAAGCTTTAAAAGTTCTTGAGAAACAGGGACTGATTGTTAGTCGTGGAAGTAAAGGATATTTTGTTATTGAAAGTGATCAGAAAATAATTGAGTTAAGAAATCAGGATTCGAATACACTAACAAAAATGTTGTTGGAAAAACTATATGAGTTAGGATTTTCGGATACTGAGATAATCAAGATGTTTGAAGAATATGTTGCAACTAAAAATAAATGA
- a CDS encoding recombinase family protein: protein MATNKKITALYERLSRDDEMVGDSTSIINQKKMLEDYANKNGYTNILYFTDDGYSGGSFERPAWKKFIEGVENNIIDTVIVKDMSRVGRDYLQVGFYTEVMFREKGVHFIAIANSVDSNKTESAEFAPFLNIMNEWYIRDASKKIKSVLKSRGLEGGHHISNHAIYGYRKDKDNSSKWIIDEETFNTVQKLRKTIRRTDSVGIANPLTGLVFCADCGAKMYNHRGKAGFKRDWLGRKTDKRRPLKDEYICSTYNLARGNFEEKCSSHYIRSEVINKLVLDTIKEVSEYVKLNEEEFIKKVYRASKEQQGKTSKLLKKRLAKEEKRISEINSLIRKLYEDNVSGKLSNKHFDMMLKDFEKEQTALEKSIEQTKYTLRDFEEDSIRADKFIALVKKYTDCSELTTQMINEFVDKIVVHEGKWENCERIQEVEIYLKFIGKFEMPKKEPTKEELEELEKLRKKREKKREYNYRYMKKVKDRIEAEGISGKV from the coding sequence ATGGCTACAAACAAAAAAATAACTGCCCTCTACGAAAGACTTTCTCGTGATGATGAAATGGTAGGGGACAGTACTTCAATTATAAACCAAAAGAAAATGCTTGAAGATTATGCTAATAAAAATGGTTATACCAATATCTTGTATTTTACCGATGACGGATATTCAGGAGGCTCATTTGAAAGACCGGCTTGGAAGAAATTCATCGAGGGAGTAGAAAATAACATCATAGATACTGTGATAGTTAAGGATATGAGTCGTGTCGGTCGTGATTATCTTCAGGTAGGCTTTTATACCGAAGTGATGTTTAGAGAAAAGGGAGTACACTTTATAGCTATCGCAAATAGTGTTGATAGTAATAAAACAGAAAGTGCTGAATTTGCTCCATTTCTAAATATTATGAATGAATGGTACATCAGAGATGCCAGTAAAAAGATAAAGAGTGTATTAAAATCAAGAGGATTGGAGGGAGGACATCATATATCAAACCATGCTATCTACGGCTATCGTAAAGATAAAGACAATTCAAGCAAATGGATTATTGATGAAGAAACCTTTAATACAGTTCAAAAACTTAGAAAGACCATTAGAAGAACAGATAGCGTAGGGATAGCAAATCCATTAACTGGACTTGTTTTTTGTGCAGATTGTGGAGCTAAAATGTATAACCATCGTGGAAAAGCAGGATTTAAGAGGGATTGGTTAGGAAGAAAAACAGATAAAAGGCGTCCTCTAAAAGATGAATATATTTGTTCAACCTATAACTTGGCAAGAGGAAATTTTGAAGAAAAATGCTCATCACACTATATCCGAAGTGAAGTTATCAATAAATTAGTTTTAGATACCATAAAGGAAGTAAGTGAATATGTAAAATTGAATGAAGAAGAATTTATTAAAAAAGTATATCGGGCATCAAAGGAGCAACAGGGAAAAACCTCAAAGCTATTAAAGAAAAGATTAGCAAAAGAAGAAAAAAGAATATCTGAAATAAATAGTTTAATCCGAAAGCTATATGAAGATAATGTAAGCGGAAAACTTTCTAATAAGCATTTTGATATGATGTTAAAAGATTTTGAAAAAGAACAAACAGCATTAGAAAAATCAATAGAGCAAACAAAATACACATTAAGAGATTTTGAAGAAGACAGTATCAGAGCGGACAAGTTTATCGCACTTGTAAAGAAATATACTGACTGTAGCGAACTCACAACCCAAATGATCAATGAATTTGTCGATAAGATAGTAGTTCACGAGGGGAAATGGGAAAATTGTGAGAGGATACAGGAAGTTGAAATATACCTAAAGTTTATTGGTAAGTTTGAAATGCCGAAGAAAGAGCCTACAAAAGAAGAACTTGAGGAACTCGAAAAACTAAGGAAAAAGAGAGAAAAGAAGCGTGAGTATAATTATAGGTATATGAAAAAAGTAAAGGATAGAATTGAAGCAGAGGGAATATCAGGAAAGGTATAA
- a CDS encoding DUF1648 domain-containing protein, producing the protein MKKRFLKDTLVLIGIMFVIFIVCIFLPEKIPVHLNAKGIPDMFANKYYLLFAAVIPYSAYWKFVRGRKNKNK; encoded by the coding sequence ATGAAAAAAAGATTTTTAAAAGATACATTGGTGTTGATAGGGATAATGTTTGTAATATTTATTGTTTGCATATTTCTCCCAGAGAAAATTCCTGTTCATCTCAATGCAAAAGGAATCCCCGATATGTTTGCTAATAAATATTATCTTCTATTTGCTGCGGTTATTCCATATTCTGCATATTGGAAATTCGTACGAGGAAGAAAAAATAAAAATAAATGA
- a CDS encoding DUF2262 domain-containing protein yields MMNSLKKTFEKTIDDFEKEFCGEVVELLIITLQNVGGAAVLKNGWKLPSVHFVASVNVETKEFSEIEGRLEWLVSPEEYEERGLLYSYSFEPYQIHHIKCQKRPQRQLEPYMAAVANNCYRLLEYIEDGQSDSRLEALIAEYVKPVVIKDSIGEFTLNRAYSWFEGNMDLAGSKVSVMLDANEDASLPPKSFGYLKTFVGDIDRRDSGIRDVIVKEMWETAEDWLASDGDAEVLTEDYFYNSLYLGELSISEAGDLTLYYGDKEDIFAGHAVEVRATIEGSIENVCLVG; encoded by the coding sequence ATGATGAATAGTTTGAAAAAAACATTTGAGAAAACCATTGACGACTTTGAAAAAGAATTTTGTGGTGAAGTCGTTGAACTCTTGATTATCACCTTACAAAATGTGGGAGGCGCGGCTGTTTTAAAGAATGGATGGAAGTTGCCTTCGGTTCATTTTGTAGCAAGTGTGAATGTGGAGACAAAGGAGTTCTCGGAAATAGAGGGACGTTTGGAGTGGTTGGTGAGTCCAGAGGAATATGAAGAGAGGGGCTTGCTCTATAGCTATAGTTTCGAGCCCTATCAGATTCATCACATCAAATGTCAGAAAAGACCACAAAGGCAATTAGAACCTTATATGGCAGCAGTAGCAAATAACTGTTATCGTCTACTGGAATACATTGAAGATGGGCAGTCGGATAGTAGATTAGAGGCTCTGATTGCAGAATATGTTAAACCAGTCGTCATCAAAGATTCTATAGGCGAATTTACTTTAAATAGGGCTTATTCATGGTTTGAGGGAAATATGGATCTTGCGGGAAGCAAGGTTAGCGTGATGTTGGATGCAAATGAAGATGCCAGCTTACCACCAAAATCATTTGGTTACTTGAAAACATTTGTCGGAGATATTGACCGAAGAGACTCTGGAATCCGAGACGTTATAGTAAAAGAGATGTGGGAAACAGCAGAGGACTGGCTAGCTTCAGACGGAGATGCCGAAGTATTAACAGAGGACTATTTTTATAATTCCTTGTATCTGGGGGAACTGTCTATCAGCGAAGCGGGGGATTTGACTCTTTATTATGGAGATAAAGAGGATATTTTTGCTGGGCATGCGGTAGAGGTCAGGGCAACTATCGAAGGAAGTATAGAAAATGTGTGCTTGGTAGGGTAA